In Pithys albifrons albifrons isolate INPA30051 chromosome 16, PitAlb_v1, whole genome shotgun sequence, a genomic segment contains:
- the WIPI2 gene encoding WD repeat domain phosphoinositide-interacting protein 2 isoform X2, protein MPGLRNLTCFNFCRSLAVGSKSGYKFFSLSSVDKLEQIYECTDTEDVCIVERLFSSSLVAIVSLKAPRKLKVCHFKKGTEICNYSYSNTILAVKLNRQRLIVCLEESLYIHNIRDMKVLHTIRETPPNPAGLCALSINNDNCYLAYPGSATIGEVQVFDTINLRAANMIPAHDSPLAALAFDASGTKLATASEKGTVIRVFSIPEGQKLFEFRRGVKRCVSICSLAFSMDGMFLSASSNTETVHIFKLETVKEKPQEEPTTWTGYFGKVLMASTSYLPSQVTEMFNQGRAFATVRLPFCGHKNICALATIQKIPRLLVGAADGYLYMYNLDPQEGGECTLMKQHKLDGSMEPANEILESASHDRPLVAQTYSAAVTKGTYVPSSPTRHAYTDDLGAVGGACLEDETNSLRLDEDSEHPPMILRTD, encoded by the exons ATGCCAGGCCTCAGAAACCTCACCTGTTTCAACTTTTGCAG ATCCCTTGCAGTTGGCAGTAAATCAGGCTACaaattcttctctctttcttctgtgGACAAATTAGAGCAGATCTATGAATGCA CTGACACAGAGGATGTGTGCATCGTGGAGAGGCTCTTCTCCAGCAGTCTGGTGGCCATAGTCAGCCTTAAAGCTCCACGCAAGCTGAAAGTTTGTCACTTTAAGAAGGGGACAGAGATTTGCAACTACAGTTACTCCAACACCATCTTGGCTGTCAAACTCAACAGACAG AGGCTGATAGTATGTCTGGAAGAGTCTCTTTATATCCACAACATACGAGACATGAAGGTATTACATACAATCAGGGAGACACCTCCCAATCCTGCAG GGTTGTGTGCTTTATCAATAAACAATGATAATTGCTACCTGGCCTATCCAGGAAGTGCAACTATTGGAGAAGTACAAGTCTTTGACACCATCAATCTG AGAGCTGCCAACATGATCCCAGCTCATGATAGTCCCTTGGCTGCTTTGGCGTTTGATGCAAGTGGTACTAAACTTGCCACTGCCTCAGAAAAG ggGACAGTAATAAGAGTGTTTTCCATTCCAGAGGGACAGAAACTCTTTGAATTCCGAAGGGGAGTGAAGAG gtgTGTGAGCATCTGTTCGTTGGCCTTCAGCATGGATGGCATGTTTCTGTCTGCATCCAGTAATACAGAGACAGTGCATATCTTCAAACTTGAGACTGTGAAAGAAAA ACCTCAGGAAGAGCCTACGACCTGGACAGGTTACTTTGGGAAGGTGCTGATGGCCTCAACAAGCTATCTGCCCTCTCAGGTAACAGAGATGTTCAACCAGGGTAGAGCCTTTGCTACAGTCCGTCTGCCCTTCTGTGGGCACAAAAACATCTGTGCACTTGCCAC AATCCAGAAGATCCCTCGTTTGTTGGTGGGAGCTGCCGATGGGTATCTCTACATGTATAACCTGGACCCCCAGGAAGGAGGTGAATGCACACTAATGAAGCAGCACAA GCTCGATGGCAGCATGGAGCCAGCCAACGAAATTCTCGAGTCTGCATCCCACGACCGGCCGTTGGTGGCGCAGACGTACAGTGCCGCTGTGACTAAAGGTACATACGTGCCTTCCTCACCCACAAGGCATG CCTATACGGATGacctgggtgctgtgggtggaGCTTGCCTGGAAGATGAAACCAACTCACTTAGATTGGATGAAGACAGTGAGCATCCCCCCATGATCCTTCGGACAGACTAA
- the WIPI2 gene encoding WD repeat domain phosphoinositide-interacting protein 2 isoform X1 has translation MNLAGQSGDAGSGHLLFANFNQDNTSLAVGSKSGYKFFSLSSVDKLEQIYECTDTEDVCIVERLFSSSLVAIVSLKAPRKLKVCHFKKGTEICNYSYSNTILAVKLNRQRLIVCLEESLYIHNIRDMKVLHTIRETPPNPAGLCALSINNDNCYLAYPGSATIGEVQVFDTINLRAANMIPAHDSPLAALAFDASGTKLATASEKGTVIRVFSIPEGQKLFEFRRGVKRCVSICSLAFSMDGMFLSASSNTETVHIFKLETVKEKPQEEPTTWTGYFGKVLMASTSYLPSQVTEMFNQGRAFATVRLPFCGHKNICALATIQKIPRLLVGAADGYLYMYNLDPQEGGECTLMKQHKLDGSMEPANEILESASHDRPLVAQTYSAAVTKGTYVPSSPTRHAYTDDLGAVGGACLEDETNSLRLDEDSEHPPMILRTD, from the exons ATCCCTTGCAGTTGGCAGTAAATCAGGCTACaaattcttctctctttcttctgtgGACAAATTAGAGCAGATCTATGAATGCA CTGACACAGAGGATGTGTGCATCGTGGAGAGGCTCTTCTCCAGCAGTCTGGTGGCCATAGTCAGCCTTAAAGCTCCACGCAAGCTGAAAGTTTGTCACTTTAAGAAGGGGACAGAGATTTGCAACTACAGTTACTCCAACACCATCTTGGCTGTCAAACTCAACAGACAG AGGCTGATAGTATGTCTGGAAGAGTCTCTTTATATCCACAACATACGAGACATGAAGGTATTACATACAATCAGGGAGACACCTCCCAATCCTGCAG GGTTGTGTGCTTTATCAATAAACAATGATAATTGCTACCTGGCCTATCCAGGAAGTGCAACTATTGGAGAAGTACAAGTCTTTGACACCATCAATCTG AGAGCTGCCAACATGATCCCAGCTCATGATAGTCCCTTGGCTGCTTTGGCGTTTGATGCAAGTGGTACTAAACTTGCCACTGCCTCAGAAAAG ggGACAGTAATAAGAGTGTTTTCCATTCCAGAGGGACAGAAACTCTTTGAATTCCGAAGGGGAGTGAAGAG gtgTGTGAGCATCTGTTCGTTGGCCTTCAGCATGGATGGCATGTTTCTGTCTGCATCCAGTAATACAGAGACAGTGCATATCTTCAAACTTGAGACTGTGAAAGAAAA ACCTCAGGAAGAGCCTACGACCTGGACAGGTTACTTTGGGAAGGTGCTGATGGCCTCAACAAGCTATCTGCCCTCTCAGGTAACAGAGATGTTCAACCAGGGTAGAGCCTTTGCTACAGTCCGTCTGCCCTTCTGTGGGCACAAAAACATCTGTGCACTTGCCAC AATCCAGAAGATCCCTCGTTTGTTGGTGGGAGCTGCCGATGGGTATCTCTACATGTATAACCTGGACCCCCAGGAAGGAGGTGAATGCACACTAATGAAGCAGCACAA GCTCGATGGCAGCATGGAGCCAGCCAACGAAATTCTCGAGTCTGCATCCCACGACCGGCCGTTGGTGGCGCAGACGTACAGTGCCGCTGTGACTAAAGGTACATACGTGCCTTCCTCACCCACAAGGCATG CCTATACGGATGacctgggtgctgtgggtggaGCTTGCCTGGAAGATGAAACCAACTCACTTAGATTGGATGAAGACAGTGAGCATCCCCCCATGATCCTTCGGACAGACTAA
- the WIPI2 gene encoding WD repeat domain phosphoinositide-interacting protein 2 isoform X3, with protein sequence MNLAGQSGDAGSGHLLFANFNQDNTSLAVGSKSGYKFFSLSSVDKLEQIYECTDTEDVCIVERLFSSSLVAIVSLKAPRKLKVCHFKKGTEICNYSYSNTILAVKLNRQRLIVCLEESLYIHNIRDMKVLHTIRETPPNPAGLCALSINNDNCYLAYPGSATIGEVQVFDTINLRAANMIPAHDSPLAALAFDASGTKLATASEKGTVIRVFSIPEGQKLFEFRRGVKRCVSICSLAFSMDGMFLSASSNTETVHIFKLETVKEKPQEEPTTWTGYFGKVLMASTSYLPSQVTEMFNQGRAFATVRLPFCGHKNICALATIQKIPRLLVGAADGYLYMYNLDPQEGGECTLMKQHKLDGSMEPANEILESASHDRPLVAQTYSAAVTKAYTDDLGAVGGACLEDETNSLRLDEDSEHPPMILRTD encoded by the exons ATCCCTTGCAGTTGGCAGTAAATCAGGCTACaaattcttctctctttcttctgtgGACAAATTAGAGCAGATCTATGAATGCA CTGACACAGAGGATGTGTGCATCGTGGAGAGGCTCTTCTCCAGCAGTCTGGTGGCCATAGTCAGCCTTAAAGCTCCACGCAAGCTGAAAGTTTGTCACTTTAAGAAGGGGACAGAGATTTGCAACTACAGTTACTCCAACACCATCTTGGCTGTCAAACTCAACAGACAG AGGCTGATAGTATGTCTGGAAGAGTCTCTTTATATCCACAACATACGAGACATGAAGGTATTACATACAATCAGGGAGACACCTCCCAATCCTGCAG GGTTGTGTGCTTTATCAATAAACAATGATAATTGCTACCTGGCCTATCCAGGAAGTGCAACTATTGGAGAAGTACAAGTCTTTGACACCATCAATCTG AGAGCTGCCAACATGATCCCAGCTCATGATAGTCCCTTGGCTGCTTTGGCGTTTGATGCAAGTGGTACTAAACTTGCCACTGCCTCAGAAAAG ggGACAGTAATAAGAGTGTTTTCCATTCCAGAGGGACAGAAACTCTTTGAATTCCGAAGGGGAGTGAAGAG gtgTGTGAGCATCTGTTCGTTGGCCTTCAGCATGGATGGCATGTTTCTGTCTGCATCCAGTAATACAGAGACAGTGCATATCTTCAAACTTGAGACTGTGAAAGAAAA ACCTCAGGAAGAGCCTACGACCTGGACAGGTTACTTTGGGAAGGTGCTGATGGCCTCAACAAGCTATCTGCCCTCTCAGGTAACAGAGATGTTCAACCAGGGTAGAGCCTTTGCTACAGTCCGTCTGCCCTTCTGTGGGCACAAAAACATCTGTGCACTTGCCAC AATCCAGAAGATCCCTCGTTTGTTGGTGGGAGCTGCCGATGGGTATCTCTACATGTATAACCTGGACCCCCAGGAAGGAGGTGAATGCACACTAATGAAGCAGCACAA GCTCGATGGCAGCATGGAGCCAGCCAACGAAATTCTCGAGTCTGCATCCCACGACCGGCCGTTGGTGGCGCAGACGTACAGTGCCGCTGTGACTAAAG CCTATACGGATGacctgggtgctgtgggtggaGCTTGCCTGGAAGATGAAACCAACTCACTTAGATTGGATGAAGACAGTGAGCATCCCCCCATGATCCTTCGGACAGACTAA